A single genomic interval of Terriglobus albidus harbors:
- the mctP gene encoding monocarboxylate uptake permease MctP gives MQLLHSSAFLVFVTILAAVSVLGFFGARWRRGDLDQLDEWGLGGRQFGTLITWFLVGGDFYTAYTIIAVPALVFGTGAMGFFALPYTIIVYPFVFLAMPRLWAVARKHGYITPADFVQGRYGSRTLATLVALTGITATMPYIALQLAGMGAVLAQLGLTGNSWVQQDLPLVIAFLVLALYTYSSGLRAPAIIAIVKDILIYIVVIAAIVIIPAKAGGYTHIFSAADAVWSRQGTASLILLPRDYTAYASLALGSALAAFMYPHTVTTMLASSSGKVIRRNAVLLPAYTFLLGLIALFGVVAVAAGIHPATSSGVVPELMTRFFSPWFTGLAFAAIALAAMVPAAIMSIGAANLFTRSIYRAWFRPHATAQQESRVAKNVSFGVKFGALLFVFTSSHDFVINLQLLGGIWILQTFPAITFGLWKRVFHHQALIAGWVAGMATGTSMAAALRLHSSVYALTIGGVSIRLYAGIWALMANILIVWLISTFLDHANIPRNYDETTLADYQDEWDGSGAAISNDVISCERIEA, from the coding sequence CTTGCTGCCGTCTCTGTGCTTGGCTTCTTCGGCGCCCGCTGGAGGCGCGGCGACCTTGACCAGCTCGATGAATGGGGACTCGGCGGCCGGCAGTTCGGCACGCTGATCACATGGTTCCTGGTAGGCGGCGACTTCTACACGGCCTACACCATCATCGCGGTGCCCGCTCTCGTCTTCGGTACCGGTGCGATGGGTTTCTTCGCCCTTCCTTACACCATCATCGTGTATCCATTCGTCTTTCTCGCTATGCCGCGCCTGTGGGCCGTCGCTCGCAAACACGGCTACATCACACCGGCAGACTTCGTGCAGGGCCGCTACGGCAGCCGCACTCTGGCGACGCTGGTGGCGTTGACAGGCATCACGGCGACCATGCCGTACATCGCGCTGCAACTCGCCGGTATGGGAGCGGTGCTGGCGCAACTCGGCCTCACCGGCAACTCCTGGGTGCAGCAGGATCTGCCGCTAGTGATCGCATTCCTTGTCCTCGCGCTCTACACCTATTCCAGCGGGTTGCGAGCCCCGGCCATCATCGCGATCGTCAAAGACATCCTTATCTACATCGTCGTCATCGCCGCCATCGTCATCATTCCGGCAAAGGCGGGCGGCTACACGCACATCTTTTCCGCTGCGGATGCTGTCTGGAGCCGTCAGGGGACGGCCTCGCTCATTCTACTTCCCAGGGATTACACCGCCTATGCGTCGCTCGCGCTGGGTTCTGCGCTGGCGGCGTTCATGTACCCGCATACCGTGACCACCATGCTCGCTTCGAGCAGCGGCAAGGTCATTCGCCGCAACGCCGTTCTGTTGCCCGCGTATACCTTCCTGCTCGGTCTTATTGCTCTCTTCGGCGTGGTCGCTGTAGCAGCCGGCATTCATCCCGCAACCTCCAGCGGAGTGGTGCCGGAGCTGATGACCCGTTTCTTCTCGCCATGGTTCACGGGGCTTGCCTTCGCGGCCATCGCACTGGCGGCGATGGTGCCCGCGGCGATCATGTCGATCGGGGCCGCCAATCTGTTTACCCGCAGCATCTATCGCGCCTGGTTCCGCCCTCACGCCACTGCGCAGCAGGAGTCGCGTGTCGCCAAGAACGTCTCCTTCGGTGTCAAGTTCGGGGCTCTCCTCTTCGTCTTCACCTCATCGCACGACTTCGTCATCAATCTGCAACTGCTCGGTGGTATCTGGATCCTGCAGACTTTTCCTGCCATCACCTTCGGTCTCTGGAAGAGGGTCTTCCATCATCAGGCCCTCATCGCCGGCTGGGTCGCGGGCATGGCCACAGGAACATCCATGGCCGCAGCGCTGCGTCTGCATTCCTCAGTCTATGCGCTCACCATTGGAGGCGTGAGCATCAGGCTCTACGCCGGCATCTGGGCGCTGATGGCCAACATCCTCATCGTCTGGCTGATCTCCACCTTCCTCGATCACGCAAACATTCCACGCAACTACGACGAAACCACCCTCGCCGACTATCAGGACGAATGGGATGGGTCAGGAGCTGCTATCAGCAACGACGTCATCTCGTGCGAGCGAATAGAGGCCTAA
- a CDS encoding carboxypeptidase regulatory-like domain-containing protein: MESTLIPNITTVKRPDGTEMQLASNGTFKVRLSVAETFSGEPKAEQIIYTSQQSSACGFPFQVGREYVVFTYVSDARLWTSRCSRTALLEPGVENAAVTWMRAYKTAPHGSVISGSLRLPLDSNITVVPATVQLSGPDSRTVTADSEGRYVFGNLKAGEYSVAALVPEGFATSKPTKIRVADKGCAEVNWPVTYEGRIRGNVVDADGRPVADMRMELQYASEARMNSSHITTTDLNGSYEFQHLSPGDYLVAARNPGYLTEDGASTIYYPHSPRPEARTIALGPAASVDRVDFVLARLRSTRTVRVNVILPDGSPAPAGLYLYAFPNGSRGDEPTRTGLTDASGSAVLPLSPGREYAISVALDREHPGCGGTILTFSDDKEARTVVINHPQACAR; encoded by the coding sequence GTGGAGAGCACGCTGATTCCGAACATCACGACAGTCAAGCGTCCGGACGGCACAGAAATGCAACTCGCCAGCAACGGCACCTTCAAGGTCCGATTATCCGTAGCGGAGACGTTCAGTGGAGAGCCCAAAGCCGAACAGATCATATATACGTCGCAGCAGAGCTCGGCCTGCGGATTTCCGTTTCAGGTCGGACGTGAGTACGTCGTCTTTACCTACGTAAGCGACGCGCGGTTGTGGACCTCTCGCTGTTCCCGAACAGCGCTGTTGGAGCCGGGTGTTGAGAACGCGGCGGTGACCTGGATGCGCGCCTATAAGACCGCCCCGCATGGCTCGGTGATCTCCGGCTCATTGCGATTGCCGCTCGACAGTAACATCACCGTTGTACCCGCGACAGTTCAACTCTCAGGACCCGACAGTCGAACTGTTACGGCAGACAGCGAAGGCAGGTATGTTTTCGGGAATCTCAAAGCTGGCGAATATTCTGTTGCAGCGCTGGTGCCCGAAGGGTTTGCAACCAGCAAGCCCACAAAGATCAGGGTCGCGGACAAAGGATGCGCCGAGGTGAACTGGCCTGTCACTTATGAAGGCCGAATCCGAGGCAACGTCGTCGATGCTGACGGTAGACCTGTTGCGGACATGCGTATGGAACTGCAGTACGCCAGCGAAGCCCGGATGAACTCAAGTCACATCACAACCACAGACCTGAATGGCAGCTATGAATTTCAGCACCTGTCGCCCGGTGACTATCTCGTCGCCGCACGAAACCCGGGATACCTAACAGAAGACGGTGCTTCGACAATCTACTATCCTCATTCACCAAGGCCGGAAGCACGGACGATTGCTCTTGGACCCGCAGCGAGTGTGGACCGGGTAGACTTCGTGCTTGCCCGCCTGCGTTCCACACGGACCGTCAGAGTAAATGTAATCCTGCCGGATGGTTCGCCGGCACCTGCCGGTCTGTATCTCTACGCCTTCCCGAACGGTAGCCGAGGAGACGAACCAACGCGAACTGGCCTGACAGACGCCTCCGGAAGCGCTGTTCTTCCACTCTCCCCCGGCCGGGAATACGCCATCTCTGTTGCGCTTGATAGGGAACATCCTGGTTGTGGCGGCACCATTTTGACTTTTTCCGACGATAAGGAGGCACGCACGGTGGTGATCAATCACCCGCAAGCGTGTGCTAGATAG
- a CDS encoding AraC family transcriptional regulator, whose protein sequence is MDPFLDLIRLLQPRATLWSKVEANSRWGLLFHRHDDLLFCWIERGRCELLRQGFAPLSLEAGDFVLVRTSMPFSLASDIDVEAIDSEAVITGSGSVASLSDGDSPSTVVRGGKFAFDSANEQLLMDLLPQITCVKATEHSSERVRNLLMMNEAESSASGPGSEFVIARLMELVLVEILRSKKFAPDNAQTGLLAGLADPITAKALTAIHSQVGLPWTTQKLARLCGSSRSAFAARFAKVMGIGPMEYLQQWRIAIAKDELRRGSRSVGEIALTVGFQSGSAFSTAFTKAVGCSPTRFADRFQASAMLSPK, encoded by the coding sequence ATGGACCCCTTCCTAGACCTCATTCGGCTTCTCCAGCCTCGGGCCACTCTTTGGTCGAAAGTGGAAGCGAATTCTCGCTGGGGACTGCTGTTTCATCGCCACGATGATCTTCTGTTCTGTTGGATCGAGCGAGGAAGATGCGAACTGCTGCGCCAGGGCTTTGCGCCACTATCTCTGGAGGCAGGAGATTTTGTGTTGGTCCGCACGTCGATGCCATTCAGCCTGGCTTCCGATATCGATGTGGAAGCCATCGACAGCGAAGCAGTCATCACCGGCAGCGGAAGTGTTGCAAGTCTGAGCGATGGGGATTCCCCGAGCACGGTAGTTCGCGGTGGCAAATTTGCCTTTGACTCTGCCAATGAACAGTTGCTGATGGATCTGTTGCCGCAGATCACCTGCGTGAAGGCCACAGAGCATTCGTCGGAGCGGGTGCGTAATCTCCTCATGATGAATGAAGCCGAGTCGAGCGCCTCGGGCCCGGGCAGCGAGTTCGTCATTGCGCGGTTGATGGAACTGGTGCTTGTTGAGATTCTTCGAAGCAAGAAGTTCGCGCCCGACAACGCACAAACCGGTTTGCTCGCGGGGCTGGCAGATCCGATCACAGCGAAGGCTCTGACGGCAATCCATAGCCAGGTGGGCCTCCCGTGGACGACCCAAAAGCTGGCGCGTCTATGTGGGAGCTCCCGATCCGCCTTCGCCGCGCGGTTTGCCAAAGTGATGGGAATTGGGCCGATGGAATACCTGCAACAATGGCGCATCGCGATCGCCAAAGATGAACTTCGGCGCGGTAGCCGAAGCGTTGGCGAGATCGCACTGACAGTCGGGTTTCAGTCAGGCAGCGCATTTAGCACAGCCTTCACAAAGGCAGTAGGTTGTTCTCCAACAAGGTTTGCAGACCGCTTTCAGGCTTCGGCGATGCTCTCGCCGAAGTAG